Proteins from a genomic interval of Ptychodera flava strain L36383 chromosome 7, AS_Pfla_20210202, whole genome shotgun sequence:
- the LOC139136640 gene encoding quinone reductase-like, which produces MATGDGLKIVLFLGTVRDGRNGLRVAKFMKNKLEKTGHQVTLFDPLELDFPLLKKPLQFYKDRSEAPAKLIECDKIVQEADAFVIVSGEYNNSIPPPLSNTMDHFPLKSYGFKPSGIVCYSMGMFGGIRAAMQLRALLGELGCISVSNIFAIPRVHEAFDEDGVPKNDHMEKGADRLLAQLDWMAHAMKNHREKHGVPQ; this is translated from the exons ATGGCTACCGGAGATGGTCTGAAGATAGTGTTATTCCTGGGTACTGTCCGTGATGGACGAAACGGTCTCAGGGTAGCCAAGTTTATGAAGAACAAGCTTGAAAAGACCGGACACCAAGTCACACTGTTTG ATCCTCTGGAGCTGGACTTTCCGTTGTTAAAGAAACCACTACAATTCTACAAGGATCGTTCTGAAGCACCTGCTAAGTTAATAGAATGCGACAAGATAGTTCAGGAAGCAGATGCTTTTGTGATCGTCAGTGGAGAATACAATAACAGTATTCCGCCACCTTTGTCCAATACAATGGATCACTTTCCTCTGAAGAGCTATGGATTCAAACCAAGTGGTATTGTCTGCTATTCCATGG GTATGTTTGGCGGGATAAGAGCGGCCATGCAGCTTCGTGCCTTGCTTGGTGAGTTGGGTTGCATATCTGTGTCTAATATCTTCGCCATTCCACGTGTCCATGAAGCTTTCGACGAGGATGGGGTACCGAAGAACGACCACATGGAGAAGGGGGCCGATCGTCTGTTAGCTCAGCTCGACTGGATGGCCCACGCAATGAAGAACCACAGAGAGAAACATGGAGTACCTCAGTAA
- the LOC139136641 gene encoding uncharacterized protein, which translates to MQTFRRNRAPMGRDFEYQPLPKSQDDIEFLNKTLEEKRKAQEQAHNIYFHLDNIQENLAQIVKRAQKGYMVERDLLYMIQMTVECVMLIVKGGCERDPISKTPYQFVGLTLKIQGALLNAYHRNVAPEDPNTLTGRLSNIFECVVKRCFGNIRNLDGYIWTGSTSEGFALTDYSEGSEIRLDDEMDIMVPIATIAEGSRGGQMCDEIPDILVQTKCPQVEGGAHIGLTLNFIESQQFHDNSCQKSKDEQISMITENSSSTDSHDEGKVQTPCKESATLNTQRSEVCDVTGKEGEKTPECSVESAVAVSTAKGDVNEETCTRRIDMNMSNQQSGSENNDNSLVKAFETAAQLSPTDEPLRNPKPWDKAGSDLYFGASAPENADRKAKPKGLERYISELEEVGTRQPRKHPAFIWVKASHPGYVKVQIPANRKKLFSEGLIRHLCSVENEGGEEVIYLSRIKLLKIQEAFVRSEIPSVQYCIDVLPPVWGENRGTLEVVQQGPVQTLCLHHHLKSREALTGGNYTTAEFDQTIDVALVLSCIAWPSEAQEWISRARQWPSSDIVQRIVREGCHVVPKAYPGEEDKEELQWRLSFSLAERTLANTFMPWQRTTYLVLKKLWRRHFKEPKVISSYYLKTTMFWVSEKITPNQWQENNIVGFISKLLVLSSGS; encoded by the exons ATGCAAACTTTCAGACGAAACCGAGCTCCGATGGGACGCGACTTTGAGTATCAGCCCTTACCTAAATCACAGGATGACATCGAGTTCTTGAATAAGACTTTAGAAG AAAAACGCAAAGCTCAAGAACAGGCCCACAATATATATTTCCATCTGGATAACATCCAGGAAAATCTGGCACAAATCGTAAAACGAGCACAGAAGGGATACATGGTCGAAAGAGATTTACTCTACATGATTCAAATGACCGTCGAATGCGTAATGCTAATCGTCAAAGGTGGATGTGAAAGGGATCCCATCTCAAAGACGCCCTATCAATTCGTTGGACTGACACTGAAAATTCAAGGTGCACTTTTGAATGCATACCACAGAAATGTCGCTCCAGAAGATCCAAATACACTAACTGGGAGACTCAGCAACATATTTGAGTGTGTTGTTAAACGCTGCTTCGGGAACATTCGCAATTTAGATGGTTATATCTGGACAGGCAGTACAAGTGAGGGCTTTGCCTTGACAGATTATTCTGAAGGCAGTGAAATCCGCCTTGACGACGAAATGGACATTATGGTCCCCATAGCAACCATCGCCGAGGGTTCAAGAGGAGGACAGATGTGCGATGAGATACCAGATATTCTAGTACAGACCAAATGTCCACAAGTTGAAGGTGGTGCACATATCGGTCTGACGCTGAATTTTATAGAAAGCCAGCAATTCCACGACAATAGTTGCCAAAAATCGAAAGATGAGCAGATCTCCATGATCACCGAAAATTCCTCCTCCACAGATTCCCATGATGAAGGTAAAGTTCAAACACCTTGCAAGGAATCAGCTACTCTAAACACACAAAGGTCTGAAGTCTGTGACGTCACTGGTAAAGAAGGCGAGAAAACGCCGGAGTGTAGTGTAGAAAGTGCAGTAGCTGTCAGTACGGCAAAAGGAGATGTGAACGAGGAAACTTGTACCAGACGAATAGACATGAATATGTCGAATCAGCAAAGCGGAAGCGAAAACAATGATAATTCACTGGTGAAGGCGTTTGAAACCGCTGCCCAACTCAGTCCCACTGATGAACCATTACGAAATCCAAAGCCTTGGGACAAAGCTGGTAGTGATCTTTATTTTGGTGCGAGTGCGCCCGAAAATGCAGACAGGAAGGCTAAACCAAAGGGTCTTGAAAGGTACATAAGCGAACTCGAGGAGGTTGGAACTCGCCAGCCAAGGAAACACCCTGCGTTTATATGGGTGAAAGCATCACATCCTGGATACGTGAAGGTACAAATACCAGCCAACAGGAAGAAGTTATTCAGCGAGGGACTTATTAGACACCTGTGTAGTGTTGAGAATGAGGGTGGCGAAGAGGTGATCTACTTGTCCAGGATAAAGTTGTTGAAAATCCAGGAAGCATTTGTCCGCTCTGAAATTCCCAGCGTTCAATACTGCATCGATGTTCTACCACCGGTGTGGGGTGAAAACCGTGGTACATTGGAGGTAGTGCAACAGGGACCTGTCCAAACACTGTGCTTACATCATCATCTGAAGTCAAGAGAGG CATTGACAGGGGGAAATTACACAACAGCGGAATTCGACCAAACAATCGATGTCGCTTTGGTTCTGTCATGCATTGCCTGGCCATCTGAAGCACAGGAGTGGATTTCAAGGGCACGACAATGGCCATCTAGTGACATCGTTCAGCGAATCGTACGAGAGGGGTGTCACGTGGTTCCAAAGGCGTATCCTGGTGAAGAAGACAAAGAGGAACTTCAATGGAGGTTATCGTTTTCTCTAGCTGAACGAACCTTGGCTAACACCTTCATGCCATGGCAAAGGACGACTTATCTTGTATTGAAGAAACTGTGGCGTCGACATTTCAAG GAACCTAAAGTGATTTCATCATATTACTTGAAGACGACAATGTTCtgggtttcagagaagattacGCCCAACCAATGGCAGGAAAACAACATCGTCGGTTTTATCTCGAAGCTCTTAGTACTCTCATCGGGTTCCTGA